From a region of the Castanea sativa cultivar Marrone di Chiusa Pesio chromosome 10, ASM4071231v1 genome:
- the LOC142612668 gene encoding AT-hook motif nuclear-localized protein 23-like, producing MAGLDLGPASRYVHQLHRSEFNLQLQQHHHQQQQQQQQQDSEDDGGQYSGDHHQDDGPHQGLELVTNNSGGAGDIVGRRPRGRPPGSKNKPKPPVIITRESANTLRAHILEVGNGCDVFDCVATYARRRQRGICILSGSGTVTNVSLRQPAAAGAIVTLHGRFEILSLSGSFLPPPAPPGATSLTIFLAGGQGQVVGGSVVGELTAAGPVIVIAASFTNVAYERLPLDEEEQLQIQTPTGQQGSGGGGGSGGGGGGVGGSNPFSDPSAGFPFLNLPLNMPPNVQLPVDGWAGNSGGAARGGPF from the coding sequence ATGGCTGGTTTGGATTTAGGCCCTGCTTCTCGCTACGTTCACCAGCTTCACAGGTCGGAATTCAACCTTCAATTacaacaacatcatcatcaacaacaacaacagcaacagcaacaagaTTCTGAAGACGATGGAGGACAGTACTCTGGGGATCACCACCAAGACGATGGTCCACACCAAGGTCTCGAGCTTGTCACCAACAACTCAGGCGGAGCAGGAGACATCGTGGGTCGGCGTCCACGTGGCAGACCACCTGGTTCCAAGAACAAGCCCAAACCACCAGTCATAATCACCCGAGAGAGTGCGAACACTCTCAGAGCCCATATTCTGGAAGTGGGAAACGGATGCGATGTGTTCGACTGCGTCGCCACCTATGCTCGGCGTCGACAGCGTGGGATCTGTATTCTCAGTGGCAGTGGTACCGTCACAAATGTAAGTCTCAGGCAACCCGCCGCGGCGGGAGCTATTGTAACGCTTCACGGAAGGTTTGAAATATTATCACTCTCGGGATCTTTCTTGCCGCCGCCTGCTCCACCGGGCGCCACCAGCTTGACCATATTTCTGGCTGGCGGACAAGGCCAAGTGGTGGGAGGGAGTGTGGTTGGGGAGTTAACCGCAGCTGGACCGGTTATCGTGATTGCGGCTTCTTTCACAAACGTGGCTTATGAGAGATTGCCTCTGGATGAAGAGGAGCAGCTGCAGATACAGACGCCTACTGGGCAGCAGGGTTCGGGTGGCGGTGGTggaagtggtggtggtggtggtggtgtgggtggCAGTAACCCTTTTTCAGACCCGTCAGCAGGGTTTCCTTTCTTGAATTTGCCGCTTAATATGCCGCCTAATGTCCAGTTACCGGTCGATGGATGGGCCGGAAACTCAGGCGGCGCAGCGCGTGGCGGTCCCTTTTGA